In Apilactobacillus bombintestini, one genomic interval encodes:
- a CDS encoding MFS transporter yields the protein METKLHLPKLTRQQIFNITFGYFGLNMAFFLQTSQMSRIFQTIGTDPNKLGWFFILPPLAGMIVQPIVGKMSDKTWNRFGRRLPYLIIGSIISAIVLIILPNVGSLGLGYGSLIALVFGAVVIMLLDVSSNMCQQPFKMIIGDMVNEKQADKAWSLQNIYSNAGGC from the coding sequence ATGGAAACTAAGCTACATTTACCCAAATTAACTAGACAGCAAATATTCAATATTACGTTTGGATACTTTGGTTTAAATATGGCGTTTTTCTTACAAACGTCTCAAATGAGTCGTATTTTTCAAACTATCGGAACGGATCCTAATAAGTTGGGTTGGTTTTTTATATTGCCTCCGTTAGCGGGGATGATTGTCCAACCCATAGTAGGAAAAATGTCAGATAAAACCTGGAATCGTTTCGGCCGACGACTGCCGTATTTAATTATCGGTTCGATTATTTCAGCAATTGTATTGATTATTTTACCTAATGTTGGGTCATTAGGATTAGGCTATGGTTCATTGATAGCTTTAGTTTTTGGAGCAGTAGTTATTATGCTGTTAGATGTTTCATCCAACATGTGCCAACAACCATTTAAGATGATTATCGGCGACATGGTGAATGAGAAACAAGCAGATAAGGCCTGGTCTTTGCAAAATATTTATTCTAATGCTGGGGGATGCTAG
- a CDS encoding NAD(P)H-dependent oxidoreductase yields MKTLVLVSHPEYNDSMTEAFLKQSQSDLKDVDWVVLDQLNHQPSFDVEKEQHRWLQYDRIILQFPMYWYSAPALMKQYEDDVFTRNFIYADRHGWLNGKELGIVTTLGDPEKDYQVGGREGFSISELLKPYQAVAQKAGMKFLKPFVVSQFAYMTVKDKKELLVSYRNYLTNEDFDSFKSKQVWYIEQLKQINSELPEDKQLSMQILIDYIQDNYDQLDELHWELEMIKKEEDE; encoded by the coding sequence ATGAAGACTTTGGTATTGGTATCACATCCTGAATACAATGACTCCATGACAGAAGCTTTTTTAAAGCAATCACAGTCGGATTTAAAAGACGTAGATTGGGTAGTGCTAGATCAATTAAATCATCAACCTAGTTTTGATGTAGAAAAAGAACAACATCGTTGGTTACAATATGACCGCATTATTTTACAATTTCCTATGTATTGGTACAGTGCACCCGCATTGATGAAACAATACGAAGATGATGTATTCACACGTAACTTCATTTATGCAGACCGTCACGGTTGGTTAAATGGCAAAGAATTAGGAATTGTGACTACCTTAGGTGACCCCGAAAAAGATTATCAAGTCGGTGGCCGTGAAGGCTTTAGTATTTCAGAATTATTAAAACCTTATCAAGCAGTGGCACAAAAGGCGGGGATGAAATTCTTAAAACCCTTTGTGGTTTCACAATTTGCTTACATGACCGTTAAGGATAAAAAAGAATTATTGGTTAGTTATCGTAATTATTTAACTAACGAAGATTTTGATAGTTTCAAGAGTAAGCAAGTCTGGTACATTGAACAATTAAAACAAATTAATAGTGAATTGCCAGAGGATAAACAACTTTCCATGCAAATCTTAATTGACTACATTCAAGACAATTATGATCAATTAGATGAATTACACTGGGAACTAGAAATGATAAAGAAAGAAGAGGATGAATAG
- a CDS encoding ABC transporter permease, which yields MQDTTDMHKLEKAARENSALSSLRLVFNEFMADKMAMISLIVVLLVIIYTMVASLFINVSHMMSTDIMNYFAKPFTANFWLGADAGGRSIAKQMVIGSRNSILIAIGLTFLSSVVGITYGMISGYFGGMVDLAMQRVYDFMMIIPAFMIIIVVVNVIPTYNGLTLTLILSMFYWMGTSRLIRAQTLSESHKDYVLASKASGTSTFKIIFRQIMPNLSSLIVVDTTLSFAENIGVETGLSYLGFGLPNGTPSLGTLIANANDADNITIYWWTWLPATIEIILLCLAISYIGAALRRATNSTQRRSKK from the coding sequence ATGCAAGATACTACAGACATGCACAAATTAGAAAAAGCCGCCAGAGAAAACTCTGCACTATCATCGCTTCGTTTAGTTTTCAACGAATTTATGGCGGATAAGATGGCGATGATTTCTCTGATTGTTGTTTTACTAGTAATTATTTATACGATGGTGGCATCACTTTTTATCAACGTTTCGCATATGATGTCGACGGATATTATGAATTACTTTGCGAAACCCTTTACCGCTAATTTTTGGTTGGGCGCCGATGCTGGAGGGCGTTCCATTGCTAAACAAATGGTGATTGGGTCGCGTAACTCGATTTTAATTGCGATTGGTTTAACCTTTTTATCTTCCGTAGTAGGGATTACTTACGGGATGATTTCCGGATACTTCGGTGGCATGGTGGATTTAGCCATGCAAAGAGTATATGACTTCATGATGATTATTCCGGCCTTTATGATCATCATCGTGGTAGTAAACGTGATTCCTACCTATAACGGCTTAACGTTAACTTTAATTCTTTCCATGTTTTATTGGATGGGAACTTCGCGATTAATTCGAGCACAGACTCTATCCGAATCGCACAAAGATTATGTATTAGCATCGAAGGCCTCGGGAACTTCTACTTTCAAGATTATTTTTAGACAAATTATGCCTAACTTATCTTCACTAATTGTGGTAGATACTACGCTATCCTTTGCGGAAAATATCGGAGTAGAAACGGGATTATCCTACTTAGGATTCGGTTTACCCAACGGCACACCGTCGTTAGGTACGTTAATTGCTAACGCTAATGATGCCGATAACATCACTATTTATTGGTGGACCTGGTTGCCTGCTACTATCGAAATTATTCTCTTATGTTTGGCAATTAGCTACATTGGAGCAGCGCTTCGCAGGGCTACCAACTCTACGCAACGTCGTAGTAAAAAATAA
- a CDS encoding oligopeptide ABC transporter substrate-binding protein translates to MTKYKRLVAAGLTMFSAVALAACSNSNNSDVKSGYKPSVKMAETYQNPNKSSSTYNDGTLKVAEFSSSPFAGMSTASLQSKSDDIDVYSPGSVSLFKTNAKDEIVDGGLANLRLDKKAKVATITLRPDAKWSNGDKVVAKDVEYSYEIIASPESTSQHYSDNWGAIKGMKEFHTGKAKTISGITMPKGPNGRVVEIHYTKFAPALKFGGNSFMWSSLDPSKYFKDIPIAKLGASDQVRKHPIFIGPYKLAKQVTGESTSWVPNKYYYGKKPQIKHITIQVVSPNNFTSSLRAKQYDFSISGGVSSEYPQIKKLKDYQVVGTLGTSFNYLAFNLGHYDTKKQENVSDKNAKMANPNLRKAMMYALDIGALRKKFNNGLAWQPNSLISPYYKQYHNDKSPRYTYNLKKANELLDKAGYKKKGKWRVQPNGKPLKINFGAMTGTPASEAQENYYLQQWRKVGLDANFTGGRPMESNKFYANLTKPKQNTMDVFEGGFGVASEPTPTGIFGRGAAFNIGHFVSAKNDQLLNNMNNDKSWNDKYRQKQFKDWQTYMQEQAAYVPTSMSISWTPVNTRVKGYDARPSATEFWSSLSLTNSKPE, encoded by the coding sequence ATGACTAAATATAAAAGATTAGTAGCCGCTGGATTAACTATGTTTTCCGCAGTGGCGCTAGCAGCGTGTTCTAACAGCAACAATTCAGATGTGAAATCTGGATACAAACCATCCGTGAAAATGGCTGAAACTTACCAAAACCCTAACAAGAGTTCGTCTACATACAACGACGGTACGTTGAAAGTAGCTGAATTTAGTAGTTCACCATTTGCTGGGATGTCGACAGCATCATTACAAAGTAAAAGTGATGATATTGACGTTTATTCACCAGGTAGCGTTAGCTTGTTTAAAACTAATGCTAAAGATGAAATAGTTGATGGTGGATTAGCTAATTTACGATTAGATAAAAAGGCTAAAGTAGCCACTATTACCTTAAGACCGGATGCTAAATGGTCTAATGGTGATAAGGTAGTTGCCAAAGACGTGGAATATTCCTATGAAATTATTGCTTCTCCGGAATCTACTTCCCAACATTATTCAGATAACTGGGGAGCCATTAAGGGGATGAAAGAATTCCATACTGGCAAAGCCAAAACTATTTCCGGAATTACTATGCCTAAAGGACCTAACGGCAGGGTAGTAGAAATTCACTATACTAAATTTGCTCCCGCTCTTAAGTTCGGTGGTAACTCCTTTATGTGGAGTAGTTTAGACCCATCTAAATACTTCAAAGACATTCCGATTGCTAAATTAGGTGCGTCTGATCAAGTTAGAAAACATCCTATCTTCATCGGGCCCTACAAGTTGGCTAAACAAGTTACTGGAGAATCCACTTCTTGGGTACCTAATAAGTACTACTACGGTAAGAAACCACAAATTAAACACATTACTATTCAAGTGGTTAGTCCTAATAACTTCACTAGTTCTCTTCGCGCCAAACAATATGATTTTTCTATTAGTGGTGGGGTTAGTTCTGAGTATCCACAAATTAAGAAGTTAAAGGATTACCAAGTAGTAGGAACATTAGGCACTTCTTTCAACTACCTAGCATTTAATCTAGGTCACTACGATACTAAGAAACAAGAAAACGTATCCGATAAAAATGCCAAAATGGCAAATCCTAACTTAAGAAAAGCGATGATGTATGCGTTAGATATTGGTGCATTACGTAAGAAATTTAACAATGGTTTGGCATGGCAACCTAACTCTTTGATTTCTCCATACTACAAGCAATATCACAACGACAAATCACCTCGCTACACATATAACTTAAAGAAAGCTAACGAATTGTTAGACAAAGCCGGTTACAAGAAGAAAGGTAAATGGCGTGTACAACCTAACGGCAAACCATTGAAGATTAACTTCGGTGCAATGACCGGAACCCCAGCTAGTGAAGCCCAAGAAAACTACTATCTACAACAATGGCGTAAAGTAGGCTTGGACGCTAACTTCACTGGCGGTCGTCCTATGGAATCTAACAAGTTCTACGCTAACTTAACTAAGCCTAAACAAAATACTATGGACGTGTTTGAAGGTGGCTTCGGCGTAGCTTCTGAACCTACACCTACCGGAATTTTCGGCCGTGGTGCTGCCTTTAACATTGGTCACTTTGTCTCTGCTAAAAATGATCAATTGTTAAACAACATGAACAACGATAAATCCTGGAACGACAAATACAGACAAAAACAATTTAAGGACTGGCAAACATACATGCAAGAACAAGCAGCGTATGTACCAACTTCCATGTCTATTTCATGGACTCCGGTTAACACTAGAGTAAAAGGTTATGATGCTAGACCTTCTGCTACTGAATTCTGGAGCAGCTTGAGTTTAACTAACTCTAAACCAGAATAA
- a CDS encoding MFS transporter, with amino-acid sequence MLAAILPFAITAVGFSNVAAKGEVPTTVKIAFYIGALVISVTTIYTVINVKEYDPKEYADYHQIQAEADDDNHPSFFSLLKNAPRIFWELFAVMMFSFISVQFVWTYSTGALAENIWHTQDPSSAGFQAAGNWNGVLTFVQSLAGVIWGTLVLSRLKPDKRRRILFISLLLGGAGLIMMFFITSKWLSIIPFILFGIMYITIGTEAYAMITGAVKGKNEGAYLGLFNWQICIPQIVASVSSFAIFPLVHGSMSAMLVLAGGCAIVAGLMVGLVRPVKEV; translated from the coding sequence ATGCTAGCTGCGATTTTACCGTTTGCAATTACCGCAGTGGGCTTTTCCAACGTAGCAGCTAAAGGAGAAGTTCCCACTACCGTTAAAATAGCCTTCTATATTGGTGCATTAGTCATTTCAGTGACCACCATTTACACGGTTATTAACGTTAAGGAATACGATCCTAAAGAATATGCTGATTATCATCAAATTCAGGCCGAAGCAGACGATGATAATCATCCTAGTTTTTTCTCTTTATTAAAAAATGCTCCTAGAATTTTCTGGGAACTATTTGCAGTAATGATGTTTTCTTTTATTTCCGTACAGTTTGTGTGGACCTATAGTACGGGAGCTTTAGCGGAAAACATTTGGCACACCCAAGATCCGAGTAGTGCAGGGTTTCAAGCTGCCGGTAACTGGAATGGGGTATTAACTTTTGTGCAATCCTTGGCGGGCGTGATTTGGGGTACTTTAGTTTTGTCACGTTTAAAACCGGATAAGCGAAGAAGAATACTATTTATTTCACTGTTACTAGGCGGTGCAGGATTAATAATGATGTTTTTTATTACTTCTAAATGGCTATCTATAATTCCATTTATACTGTTTGGCATTATGTATATCACGATTGGTACCGAAGCTTACGCGATGATTACCGGTGCGGTTAAAGGCAAGAATGAGGGTGCGTATTTGGGACTATTTAATTGGCAAATATGTATTCCACAAATTGTGGCGTCAGTATCTAGTTTTGCGATTTTTCCACTAGTGCATGGTTCTATGAGTGCCATGCTGGTGTTAGCGGGAGGTTGTGCTATCGTAGCAGGCTTAATGGTGGGTTTGGTAAGACCCGTTAAAGAAGTTTAA